Proteins encoded together in one Acipenser ruthenus chromosome 22, fAciRut3.2 maternal haplotype, whole genome shotgun sequence window:
- the LOC117413126 gene encoding THO complex subunit 3, which produces MASQYYQEMQDSFRNNNKSREFAAHSAKVHSVAWSCDGRRLASGSFDKTASVFVLEKDRLVKENNYRGHGDSVDQLCWHPTSPDIFVTASGDKTIRIWDVRTTKCIATVNTKGENINICWSPDGQTIAVGNKDDVVTFIDAKSHRSRAEEQFKFEVNEISWNNDNDMFYLTNGNGCINILSYPELKPIQSINAHPSNCICIKFDPTGKYFATGSADALVSLWNVEELVCVRCFSRLDWPVRTLSFSHDGKMLASASEDHFIDIAEVETGEKLWEVQCESPTFTVAWHPKKPLLAYACDDKDGKYDSNREAGTVKLFGLPNDS; this is translated from the exons ATGGCTTCCCAGTACTACCAGGAGATGCAGGATAGCTTCAGAAACAACAATAAGAGCCGAGAATTCGCGGCTCACTCCGCCAAGGTGCACTCGGTCGCTTGGAGCTGCGACGGCAGGAGATTGGCTTCGGGCTCCTTTGATAAAACTGCCAGTGTGTTCGTGTTAGAGAAAGACCGGCTG GTGAAGGAGAACAACTATAGAGGCCACGGGGACAGCGTGGATCAACTTTGCTGGCATCCGACTAGTCCAGACATCTTCGTCACAGCCTCGGGAGACAAAACTATCCGCATCTGGGACGTGCGGACTACAAAATGCATTGCAACAGTCAACACCAAAG GGGAGAATATCAATATCTGCTGGAGCCCGGACGGACAGACCATCGCTGTTGGGAACAAAGATGACGTGGTGACCTTCATTGATGCCAAGAGCCACCGGTCCCGTGCAGAGGAGCAGTTCAAATTCGAGGTGAACGAGATCTCCTGGAACAATGACAATGACATGTTCTACCTGACCAATGGTAACGGCTGCATCAACATCCTCAG CTACCCTGAACTGAAGCCCATTCAGTCCATTAATGCCCATCCTTCCAACTGTATCTGTATCAAGTTTGACCCAACTGGGAAGTACTTTGCTACAGGCAGCGCAGACGCCCTGGTCAGCCTGTGGAATGTGGAAGAGCTGGTCTGTGTTCGCTGCTTCTCCAG GCTGGACTGGCCTGTAAGGACCCTGAGCTTCAGTCATGATGGTAAGATGCTGGCCTCGGCATCAGAGGACCACTTCATAGACATTGCGGAGGTGGAAACAG GTGAGAAGCTATGGGAAGTGCAGTGCGAGTCTCCGACTTTCACAGTGGCCTGGCATCCCAAGAAACCTCTGCTTGCATATGCCTGTGATGACAAGGACGGGAAATACGACAGCAACCGTGAGGCAGGCACCGTCAAGCTCTTCGGCCTGCCCAATGACTCGTAA